Below is a genomic region from Bdellovibrio bacteriovorus.
TTTCTAGAGAGAATACACCTCCAAAGATTTCCACTGCGGCTTGCGGTTGCGATACTCAAGCCGTCCATACAAAGCGAATGTTTCGTCATTGCGATTTTGAACTAAAAAGTTCAGTGCTTGCAGGCGAGAGATGCTCCATTCCGCAGGATTCAAACCGAAGTTTTTAAGTTGGTTGCGAAGAAGTTCTAATGTCATTTCGTTTTTCATAAAAGGTTCCTTTTTAAAGTGTGTTGTTGTTCGAGAAACCCTTTGTGCAAGGCGAAAGCCGGATAGATGCAGCCTATAGCTGCGGTATATTTGAGCTGAGCTGCTCCTTGTCTTGAGTTGTCTAGCGTCGTGGACTAACTTCTTGGACATGAGACGAAATGTTTTTTCCAAATACTTATTAGCGCAAGCGATCGTGATCGCTTTAGTGATGATTATCTTTAAAGTGATAGCGGACCGTCAGGTGGCGGCTACAGTCGCGGGGGTTCTGTTCGTTCTATTGCCACTGGTCTTGATGATTCTTGAATATCGTCGGGCCAAGTTCGCGCATCCCATCTGGTTTGCGGCGGTTTTGCAGTTCTGGATCCTTTTTGCCTTACCGATTTTAGGAATTCGCCTTCTAAATTGGGGAGTCCCATTTGACCAGTTGTCGGCTTTTGGAGTGCCGGGACCGGTGTTGCATCAGTTCTCAAGTAAAAGTTACATGGTGATGATGATAGTGACGCTCTTAATATCCTGGAAACGTCCCCAGAAGGGTTGATCCGCCTCTGCGCCTTCCTCGGTCGCGCCTCGGCTGAACCCTTCTGGGAACGTTTCGGGTTTTGCGGGGGTGGGAGCGAAGTGGAAAAGAGGGGAAAAGTTGGGTTTTGGGCATAAAAAAAGCCGGTCTTGGACCGGCTTTTTTTTGTTTTTCCCAACAGGAAACCTAGTATTTCAGCAGTTTATTCGGGATTAGATCTCGAAAGGAACTGGAGAGATTGCTTCAGCTCTGTGGAAAGTATCGTAAGCGTCTGAACCAGAAGGCAATAGAGCTAGGTTACGAGCTTTTTTAACTGCAGCAGCAACTTTCTTTTGTTGAGCTACTGATAGTTTAGAGATGCGAGATGGAGTGATTTTACCACCGTCACCGATGAAACGAGTCAAAGATGCTGGATCTTTATAATCGAATACGTGGTCGCCGGAGAATTCTTGACGGTATTTGCTACGAGTTGTCTTTTTCATTACTATCCTCTTTTTAGATTTCCTATTGGTTAGCGAGTTAATGTGTGTACAAGAAAAAAGAGTTGCCATCAAGTGTCTTTTTACTTTATATGGTTACTTCTTGTTTGCGGCGCCCCTATTTAATTTGAAGGATGGCGTTGACCCAGACTTGTAGCCAGACTGTATTAGAGGAGCTTCGTATGAGCAAATGTGAAATTACTGGAAAAGGCCCTGTTGTAAAAAACTTGGTGTCTCACTCCAACATTAAAACTAAATCAACAGCTCAACCAAATGTTCAAAAAAAACGCATCTTTAGCCGTGTTTTGAACCAAATGGTGAGATTGCAAATCGCAACTAGCGCGATCCGTGACATGGAGCACATGGGCGGTTTCGACAACTTTATTCTTAATTCTGACGACGCTAAGCTTTCTAAAAGAGCTATGGCTGTTAAATTGAGAATCAAAAAGAAAATCTCTACTAAGAAGTAATTAAGAGGCCGCAGATGAAATTGAAAATCAAAAAAGGCGCAACTGTACAAGTTATCACTGGATCTGACAAAGGTAAGAAGGGTTCAGTAATGGCTGTTGACGTTAAAAACATGAAAATCCAAGTTCAAGGTGTGAAAGTACAAACACACTATGACAAAAAAGACGGTCTTTTGAAAAAAGAAGGCTTCATCGACTACTCAAATGTGAAGTTGGTAGAAGCTGCTACTAAAGAGAAAAAGACTTCTAAAAAAGCTACTAAGTCTAAATCAGCTTAGTCATCTCTGAAGGTGCTGTCGTCCTGACAGCACCCTGGCTTTGCCTGGCGGCAAAGTTTTCCTAAGACAAAGTCTAAATTTGGTCCTTACGGCGATCTCTTCGTTTTAGTCTCCTGTATAGCTGCGTAAAATCAAAGTTGGGTTTAGAAGTTTGTATTTCAACTGAACTTTGAAATAGAGGAGAGCAGCTTGAACAGGGACCAAATCTCAGCACTAAAAAGCAAAGTAGCACTGTTCTCGGCAACGACGACGGTGTTTTTTTTCGCGTCGTTAGCAGCCGCGGATCTTGGTGACTCTTTGGTGTTGTGCAAGAACAATAAGACCGTTCGTACCTTGCGTGTCGAAATGGGCGCTGACTCAAAATGCCGCGCGATTTACACGAAACAAGGTGTGGATGAAACCATTGGCTCAGGCCTCAATCCAAACTCTTGCGTTGAATTCGTATCGAATGTTCGCAAAAATCTAGAAGAAGCAAAATGGAATTGCCGCGAAGTTAAAGAAGCACGCACTTCCAATGTTCTTATAGATTCTGCGGAGTAAAAAATGAGTTCTTCCTCTGAGTTGGTGGTCGCAGCCGTGCAAATGACATCGATTGACGATGTCGACGCCAACCTTATGCAGATGGAAGCTCTTCTTGAAGAAACCTTCCGACAAGCTCAACCTCGTCTAGTCTGCTTTCCTGAAAACTGCCTGTATTTGCGACTGAAAGAAGGGGAAAAGATCCAAGGTTTCGCCTTGGATCACTCCGCCTTCAAATCACTTTCTGAGGCCGCGAAAAAATATAATACATTTTTGCACTTAGGCTCTGTTCCTCTTTTTGTAGAGGGGCATTTGTACAATTCTTCGGTGTTGATCACTCCTCTTGGAGAAGTTCGCCCCACTTATCAAAAACTGCATCTTTTCGATATCCAACTTGAAGGACAAAAACCGATTCGCGAGTCCGATGTTTTCCGTCATGGCCAGCGCCCTAATACTTTGGATATTGATGGCTGGAAAATCGGTGAGGCGATTTGCTACGACGTGCGTTTTGCTGAGTTGTTTTCGCAGTACGCGCGCAAGGAAGTGGATGTCATTTTGTTGCCCGCAGCTTTCCTAGTGAAAACAGGAGAAGCCCATTGGGAAATCCTTCTGCGAGCAAGAGCGATTGAGAATCAGTCTTATGTCGTCGCCGCAGCACAGGGTGGCACGCATACAAGTTCTCATGGTGGCACTCGTGAAACTTACGGGCATTCTTTGTTGATTGATCCTTGGGGCACCGTGGTCGGACAAATCGAAAAAAGAGCTCCAGGCATCACATTTGCGAAGTTCACAAAAGAGCGCATCGAAAAAGTGCGCGCGCAAATCCCGATGAAGTTTCATCGTCGATTGCCAGTGGGCTAAGGGTTGCCTAAAGTCTAGAAATCCTGCACTATTTCAATGACAATTTTCTCAATTAGCTTTTAATATGCGCTCAAAGCGCTAACAGGGAGCTGGATTATGATCCGAGTTTTCTTAGTTTTATTTCTGCTATCGTCTTTAGTGGGTTTTAAAGCCCTTGCTCAAGAAGCATCGGCAGAGCCTCAGTACGACGAAGCCCGTGAAGCTGAACTCGCTCAGAAGGCAAAAAAACGCATTTATCCTGGCGGCCGTGACGAAGAAGACCTCAAAGTCCAAAGCCAGCTAACAACCCCTGTGCGTAAACTAGCCCCTCAAGCTGAAGTAAAAGAAGAAGCTACTGAGGAGTAGGGCCGGACGGCCGCAGAGCTGAAGCGCCGGCAGGCGCGTAAGCTGAAGCAGCACCGGCGGCAGCCGGCAGAGCGCAGGGCCTGGGCCCGAAGCTGAAGCAGCATAAGAAATTTTGTTTTGAGAATATTTTGGAGTACCTATGTCAATCTATACTGAACTACCAGAAGGCGTAACTCGCGAGACTATGGAAGTTGACGTTTTGATCGTCGGCGGCGGAGCTGCGGGACTTTCATGCGCGCTTCACTTGCAAAATCAAATTCAAAAACACAACGAAGACGTTTCCGCAGGTCGCAAACAAGGCGAACAAATTCCTGATCAGATGATCGTGGTTTTGGAAAAAGCGTCTGAAATCGGTGCGCACAGTTTTTCGGGCGCCGTTTTGAATCCAAAAGCGTTGAGCGAACTTATTCCGAACTTCAAAGACGAAGGTTGTCCTATCGACTCTGAAGTGAAGAAGGACGCGGTTTATTATCTAGGATCTGATTTCTCTTTCAAGCTTCCGATCACTCCGCCTCCATTCCACAATGAAGGCAACTACATCATCTCTTTGAGTAAGTTCAACCGTTGGTTGGCGACGAAGTGTGAAGAGAAGGGCATCAATATTTTCCCAGGCTTTGCTGCGGTGGAAGCTCTTTACGAAGGAAATAAAATTGTCGGTGTTCGCACTGGTGATAAGGGTCGTGATAAAAATGGCAAACCTAAAGCGAACTTCGAGCCAGGTTTGATCTTGAAGTCCAAAGTCACGATCTTCGCTGAAGGAACTCGTGGATCTTTGTTCAAACAAGTTGAAAAGAAATTGAACCTTCGCGCTGGTAAAAATCCAGATGTGTACGAAGAAGGCGTTAAGGAAGTTATCCAAATGCCTGCGGGCACCGTGGAAGCCGGCCAAGTGATTCACACTTTGGGTTTCCCTTTGTCTAAATCTATCGGCGGTACTTTCATTTACACTCTTCCAGGGGATAAGATCATCGTAGGTCTTGTGGCTTACCTGGATTCTGAAGATCCTCTTTTGGATCCACATCGTGAACTGCAAAAACTTAAAACTCATCCGTTCCTACAAAGCATGCTTAAGGGCGGTAAAGTGGTGGCTTACGGTGGTAAGACTTTGCCAGCTGGTGGTTGGTATTCTATGCCGAAGCTTTACGGTGATGGCTTCATGGTTTGCGGAGACTCTGCAAGCATGGTGGACGTGCAAAAGCTTAAAGGTATTCACTTGGCCATGAAGTCAGGGATGCAAGCAGCTGACACCATCATCGAAGGTTTGGCTAAGGGTGCGGATTTCTCTGAAGCCGTGACTCAAGGTTATGAAAAGCGTATTGAGTCTTCTTATGTGAAAGACGATCTTTACCGTGTTCGTAACTTCCACCAAACTTTAAGCAAAGGGATGTTTGCTTCTATGCCGCTTTTGGCATTGCAAGAGATCTCGGGCGGTCGTGGACTTCATGACTTCATGAAGATCGATCATATCGACGCGGATACGACGGAAAAGGTCGTCGATGTTTGGGGACCATATGGTCTAGATCACGAAGATAATAAGCTGCCTAAGCCCGACGGAGAGCTTTTCTTTGATAAGCTTTCTAGCGTGTATTTGACGGGGACCATGCATGATGAGGATTCTCCAAA
It encodes:
- the rpsR gene encoding 30S ribosomal protein S18, with protein sequence MKKTTRSKYRQEFSGDHVFDYKDPASLTRFIGDGGKITPSRISKLSVAQQKKVAAAVKKARNLALLPSGSDAYDTFHRAEAISPVPFEI
- the rpmB gene encoding 50S ribosomal protein L28, whose protein sequence is MSKCEITGKGPVVKNLVSHSNIKTKSTAQPNVQKKRIFSRVLNQMVRLQIATSAIRDMEHMGGFDNFILNSDDAKLSKRAMAVKLRIKKKISTKK
- a CDS encoding KOW motif domain-containing protein, with translation MKLKIKKGATVQVITGSDKGKKGSVMAVDVKNMKIQVQGVKVQTHYDKKDGLLKKEGFIDYSNVKLVEAATKEKKTSKKATKSKSA
- a CDS encoding carbon-nitrogen hydrolase family protein; translation: MSSSSELVVAAVQMTSIDDVDANLMQMEALLEETFRQAQPRLVCFPENCLYLRLKEGEKIQGFALDHSAFKSLSEAAKKYNTFLHLGSVPLFVEGHLYNSSVLITPLGEVRPTYQKLHLFDIQLEGQKPIRESDVFRHGQRPNTLDIDGWKIGEAICYDVRFAELFSQYARKEVDVILLPAAFLVKTGEAHWEILLRARAIENQSYVVAAAQGGTHTSSHGGTRETYGHSLLIDPWGTVVGQIEKRAPGITFAKFTKERIEKVRAQIPMKFHRRLPVG
- a CDS encoding electron transfer flavoprotein-ubiquinone oxidoreductase, whose protein sequence is MSIYTELPEGVTRETMEVDVLIVGGGAAGLSCALHLQNQIQKHNEDVSAGRKQGEQIPDQMIVVLEKASEIGAHSFSGAVLNPKALSELIPNFKDEGCPIDSEVKKDAVYYLGSDFSFKLPITPPPFHNEGNYIISLSKFNRWLATKCEEKGINIFPGFAAVEALYEGNKIVGVRTGDKGRDKNGKPKANFEPGLILKSKVTIFAEGTRGSLFKQVEKKLNLRAGKNPDVYEEGVKEVIQMPAGTVEAGQVIHTLGFPLSKSIGGTFIYTLPGDKIIVGLVAYLDSEDPLLDPHRELQKLKTHPFLQSMLKGGKVVAYGGKTLPAGGWYSMPKLYGDGFMVCGDSASMVDVQKLKGIHLAMKSGMQAADTIIEGLAKGADFSEAVTQGYEKRIESSYVKDDLYRVRNFHQTLSKGMFASMPLLALQEISGGRGLHDFMKIDHIDADTTEKVVDVWGPYGLDHEDNKLPKPDGELFFDKLSSVYLTGTMHDEDSPNHLILKDGDICRSVCEPQYKSPCNHFCPASVYEMVPSTVEAGKKDLQINYTNCIHCKTCDIKCPFENIEWTVPEGGGGPQYRET